A stretch of the Fusobacterium varium genome encodes the following:
- a CDS encoding putative prephenate dehydratase produces MNKLEEARKAINEIDKEVAALFQKRMQAVEDVILYKLENNMPIFDSGREKQVIEKNCAYITEEKYIESYKEFIQNLMDTSKRYQATIINKGVVAYQGTMGAFSHIASKKVFPDSKLKSFATFEDVFKAVADGGAAYGVIPFENSFTGEVGEVLDLLLKYDCHISGIYDLKIDQNLLGLKEAEIKDIEKVYSHHQALSQCQTFLKGTNFEAIPYPNTALAAKFVSEAGDIHKAAIASRETAELYGLKILVENINTSIENTTRFIILTKKLEEKGDRFNLLFTVDHNAGQLAHIIQIVAEHGFNMESIKSRSLHNLPWQYFFYVEIVGELKEQRAKDLIDAMRKNCKDLKILGSYSVK; encoded by the coding sequence ATGAATAAACTGGAAGAAGCAAGAAAAGCCATAAATGAAATAGATAAAGAAGTAGCAGCCCTTTTCCAAAAAAGAATGCAGGCTGTAGAAGATGTCATTCTCTATAAGCTGGAAAATAATATGCCTATTTTTGACAGTGGCAGAGAAAAACAAGTTATAGAAAAAAACTGTGCCTATATCACAGAAGAAAAATATATTGAATCATATAAGGAATTTATTCAGAATCTTATGGATACTTCTAAAAGATATCAAGCTACCATCATCAATAAAGGGGTAGTTGCATATCAAGGGACTATGGGTGCTTTTTCTCACATAGCCTCAAAAAAAGTTTTTCCAGATTCAAAATTAAAATCATTTGCAACTTTTGAAGATGTATTTAAAGCAGTTGCTGATGGTGGTGCTGCATATGGTGTTATTCCTTTTGAAAATTCATTTACAGGAGAAGTGGGAGAAGTTCTTGATCTTCTTTTAAAATATGATTGCCACATCTCTGGAATTTATGACCTTAAAATAGATCAAAATTTATTGGGATTAAAAGAAGCTGAAATAAAAGATATAGAAAAAGTTTATTCACACCATCAGGCATTATCTCAATGTCAGACTTTCTTAAAAGGAACTAATTTTGAAGCTATTCCATATCCTAATACTGCATTAGCAGCAAAATTCGTAAGTGAAGCTGGAGATATACACAAAGCTGCTATTGCTAGCAGAGAAACTGCAGAACTTTATGGTTTAAAAATTCTAGTAGAAAATATAAACACAAGTATAGAAAATACTACAAGATTTATTATATTAACTAAAAAACTTGAAGAAAAGGGAGATAGATTTAATCTTTTATTTACTGTTGACCACAATGCAGGGCAGCTTGCACATATTATTCAAATAGTAGCTGAGCATGGATTCAATATGGAAAGTATTAAATCTCGTTCTCTTCATAACCTTCCTTGGCAGTACTTCTTCTATGTAGAAATAGTAGGAGAATTAAAAGAACAGAGAGCAAAAGATTTGATAGATGCTATGAGAAAAAATTGTAAAGACCTTAAAATATTAGGAAGTTACTCTGTAAAATAA
- the aroB gene encoding 3-dehydroquinate synthetase — protein MKLRVELKEKSYDIHVEKGILYKIKEYINLDRKVMIVTDKGVPQRYIDIIKAQCPNGDSIAVEQGEGAKSFKVFEEVCRKLLDLGFHRNDLIIALGGGVIGDLGGFVAASYMRGIDFINIPTTTLSQIDSSIGGKTAINLGDTKNIIGAFYQPKGVFIDLEVLETLPERHYYNGLVEALKAGLIYDKELFEIFENKNINNNLQEIIYRALLVKKDVVEKDEKEENLRKILNFGHTVGHGIEGFFHLKDVLHGEGVAMGMLPMIEDEDLRERTKKILKKMNIDTDIEYDREKVFELMFKDKKADQDKITLVKVKELGKAELVKVPIEECKNYLK, from the coding sequence ATGAAACTGAGAGTGGAACTTAAAGAAAAAAGCTATGATATTCATGTTGAAAAAGGAATACTTTATAAAATAAAAGAATATATAAACTTAGATAGAAAAGTTATGATAGTGACAGATAAGGGAGTTCCTCAAAGATATATAGATATAATAAAAGCTCAGTGTCCAAATGGGGACTCTATAGCTGTAGAGCAGGGAGAAGGAGCGAAAAGTTTTAAAGTATTTGAAGAAGTATGCAGAAAACTTCTTGATCTGGGATTTCATAGAAATGATTTGATAATAGCTCTTGGTGGAGGAGTAATTGGAGATTTAGGAGGCTTTGTAGCAGCTTCTTATATGAGGGGTATAGATTTTATAAATATTCCAACTACTACACTGTCGCAGATAGATAGCTCTATTGGAGGAAAGACAGCAATAAATCTTGGAGATACTAAAAATATAATAGGAGCTTTTTATCAACCTAAAGGAGTATTTATAGATTTAGAAGTTTTGGAAACTCTTCCTGAGAGGCACTATTACAATGGACTGGTAGAAGCATTGAAAGCAGGGTTGATATATGACAAAGAACTTTTTGAGATATTTGAAAATAAAAACATAAATAATAATCTTCAGGAGATAATATACAGAGCTCTCTTGGTAAAAAAAGATGTGGTGGAAAAAGATGAAAAAGAAGAAAATCTTAGAAAAATATTAAACTTTGGGCATACTGTAGGACATGGAATAGAGGGGTTCTTTCATTTGAAAGATGTTCTTCATGGAGAAGGAGTAGCTATGGGAATGCTTCCTATGATAGAGGATGAGGATTTAAGAGAGAGAACTAAAAAGATATTGAAGAAAATGAATATAGATACAGATATAGAATATGACAGAGAAAAAGTATTTGAACTTATGTTTAAAGATAAAAAAGCTGATCAAGATAAAATAACTTTAGTAAAGGTAAAAGAGCTGGGAAAAGCTGAATTAGTAAAAGTTCCAATAGAGGAATGTAAAAATTATCTTAAATAA
- the aroC gene encoding chorismate synthase — MQSTIGNSIKLSLFGESHGTAIGIVIDGLAPGIKLDIDFIQQQLEKRKPKGKISTQRHEADDFKIVSGYFNGYTTGTPLCLIIENKSQLSRDYEKTKSIMRPSHADYTADVKYMGYQDYRGGGHFSGRTTAPLVAAGAIFIQILKSKGIEIGTHILKCKNERDKDFSSDEITLLKEIREVNEKYFPVLGKDAEEKMKNIIEKAGEELDSVGGILETAVTGLPAGIGEPYFNSVESVLSHLIYSIPAVKGIEFGAGFGVTDMYGSEANDSFCYENGKVKTKTNNNGGINGGITNSMPLIMRTAVKPTPSIYKEQESIDISRGENVKLNIEGRHDPAIIHRARVVIDSMTAFGLLDLICMRYGYMWMTDKK; from the coding sequence ATGCAGAGTACAATAGGAAATAGTATAAAGCTCAGTCTTTTTGGAGAATCACATGGAACAGCTATTGGAATAGTGATAGACGGCTTGGCTCCTGGAATAAAATTAGATATTGATTTTATACAGCAGCAGCTGGAGAAAAGAAAACCGAAAGGTAAAATATCAACTCAAAGACATGAAGCAGATGATTTCAAAATAGTCAGCGGATATTTTAATGGATATACAACTGGAACACCATTATGCCTCATAATTGAAAATAAGTCACAGCTGAGCAGAGATTATGAAAAAACTAAAAGCATAATGAGACCTTCTCATGCTGATTATACAGCAGATGTAAAATATATGGGATATCAGGACTACAGAGGAGGAGGACATTTTTCTGGAAGAACAACAGCACCTCTGGTAGCAGCAGGGGCAATATTCATTCAGATACTTAAATCTAAAGGAATAGAAATAGGAACTCATATATTAAAATGTAAAAATGAAAGAGATAAAGATTTTTCATCAGATGAAATAACACTTTTAAAGGAAATCAGAGAAGTAAATGAAAAATATTTTCCTGTACTGGGAAAAGATGCAGAAGAAAAAATGAAAAACATAATAGAAAAAGCTGGAGAGGAGCTGGATTCAGTAGGAGGAATACTGGAAACTGCTGTAACAGGACTGCCAGCTGGAATAGGAGAGCCATATTTTAATTCTGTAGAAAGTGTTCTTTCTCATCTTATATATTCTATACCAGCAGTAAAAGGAATAGAATTTGGAGCTGGTTTTGGAGTGACGGATATGTATGGAAGTGAAGCTAATGACAGTTTCTGTTATGAAAATGGAAAAGTAAAAACAAAAACAAATAATAATGGAGGTATCAACGGAGGGATAACAAATTCTATGCCGCTCATAATGCGAACTGCTGTAAAACCTACACCATCAATATATAAGGAGCAGGAAAGCATAGATATATCTAGAGGAGAAAATGTAAAACTTAATATTGAAGGAAGGCATGATCCAGCTATAATACACAGAGCAAGAGTAGTTATAGATTCTATGACAGCATTTGGGCTGCTTGATCTCATATGTATGAGATATGGGTATATGTGGATGACGGATAAAAAATAA
- a CDS encoding 3-deoxy-7-phosphoheptulonate synthase, with protein MIITLKKNAPQEEIQKMIEALESKNDVAVTLISGENYNVFGIVGDTTKIDEKALKANPYVEDVTRIAAPYKKANRLFHPEDSIIDVAGIKIGAGQKIAVIGGPCSVEGECSVMEIAKEVKEAGASMLRGGAYKPRTSPYAFQGMASEGIQCLVKARETYGLPIVSELMSADKIDEFVENVDLIQIGARNMQNFDLLKAVGKINKPILLKRGLSNTIEEWIMSAEYIMAGGNENVILCERGIRTFEKYTRNTLDLSVIPIIKQKTHLPIIIDPSHATGNWEYVESMALAAIAAGADGLIIEVHNDPEHAWSDGAQSLKPKKFKHLIEQGRKIAKVIGRDM; from the coding sequence ATGATAATAACTTTAAAAAAGAATGCACCACAAGAAGAGATTCAAAAGATGATTGAGGCTTTAGAAAGTAAAAATGATGTAGCTGTGACTCTTATATCAGGAGAAAACTACAATGTATTTGGTATTGTAGGGGATACAACAAAAATAGATGAAAAAGCATTGAAGGCAAATCCATATGTTGAAGATGTAACTAGAATAGCAGCACCATATAAGAAAGCCAACAGACTTTTTCACCCAGAAGATAGCATCATAGATGTAGCAGGAATCAAGATAGGAGCAGGACAGAAAATAGCTGTAATAGGAGGTCCTTGTTCTGTAGAGGGAGAATGCTCTGTTATGGAGATAGCTAAAGAAGTAAAAGAGGCAGGAGCTTCTATGCTTAGAGGTGGAGCTTACAAACCTCGTACATCACCATATGCTTTTCAGGGAATGGCAAGTGAAGGAATACAATGTCTGGTGAAAGCAAGGGAAACTTATGGACTTCCAATAGTAAGCGAACTTATGAGTGCAGATAAAATAGATGAATTTGTTGAAAATGTAGACCTTATTCAAATAGGGGCAAGAAATATGCAGAACTTTGATTTACTGAAAGCTGTAGGGAAAATAAATAAACCTATTCTTCTAAAAAGAGGGCTTTCAAATACTATTGAGGAATGGATAATGTCAGCAGAATATATAATGGCTGGAGGAAATGAAAATGTAATACTGTGTGAAAGAGGTATTCGTACATTTGAAAAGTATACTAGAAATACACTTGATCTTAGTGTAATACCTATTATCAAACAGAAAACTCATCTTCCTATAATAATTGATCCTTCTCATGCTACTGGAAACTGGGAATATGTAGAATCAATGGCACTGGCAGCTATTGCTGCAGGAGCAGATGGGCTTATTATAGAGGTACATAATGACCCTGAACATGCTTGGAGTGATGGAGCTCAATCATTAAAACCTAAAAAATTCAAACATTTGATAGAACAGGGAAGAAAAATAGCAAAAGTCATTGGAAGAGATATGTAG
- the aroA gene encoding 3-phosphoshikimate 1-carboxyvinyltransferase: MKVKIYPSKCSGQTIIPPSKSMGHRAIICASLAVGRSVIKNVAYSDDIKTTIEGMRKLGAEIEENGDILIIDGIKDITKISDEIINCNESGSTLRFFIPIFSLTGKKITFLGKNRLLKRPQKIYEDIFKEQKLHYFHDEAKMEIKGKLKAGTYVIDGNISSQFISGLLFTLPLLDGDSEIKIKPPFESASYIELTIEMLKRYGIEISQTDELTFKIKGNQKYKPCDYTIEGDFSQLGFFAVLGAINNDIECLGLNHESSQGDKVIIEILRNAGIEIENIDGGYLIHKSIPKSCEIDLADCPDLGPILNVLGMYGDGDFRIYNAGRLRYKESDRIAAMEEELLKLGVSIKTTEDEIFISGKEIYDGGIEVSGHKDHRIVMSMAVAATLMNKPVIIDGAEAVEKSYPDFFEDIEKIGVKVECYDK, translated from the coding sequence ATGAAAGTAAAAATATATCCATCAAAATGCAGTGGGCAGACAATTATACCACCTTCTAAAAGCATGGGACACAGAGCAATAATATGTGCTTCACTAGCAGTAGGAAGAAGTGTCATAAAAAATGTAGCTTATTCTGATGATATAAAAACAACTATTGAGGGAATGAGGAAATTAGGAGCTGAAATAGAAGAAAATGGAGATATTCTCATTATAGATGGAATAAAAGATATTACAAAAATTTCAGATGAAATAATAAATTGTAATGAATCTGGTTCAACTTTGAGATTTTTTATACCTATATTTTCTCTCACTGGAAAAAAAATAACTTTTCTTGGAAAGAACAGACTTCTTAAAAGACCTCAAAAAATATATGAAGATATATTTAAAGAACAGAAACTGCATTATTTTCATGATGAAGCTAAAATGGAAATAAAAGGTAAATTGAAAGCTGGAACATATGTGATAGATGGAAATATAAGTTCACAATTTATAAGTGGACTTCTTTTTACTCTTCCTCTGCTGGATGGAGATTCTGAAATAAAGATAAAACCTCCTTTTGAATCAGCTTCATATATAGAGCTTACCATTGAAATGCTGAAAAGATATGGAATAGAAATATCTCAGACAGATGAACTTACTTTTAAAATTAAAGGAAATCAGAAATATAAACCTTGTGATTATACAATAGAGGGAGATTTTTCACAACTTGGTTTTTTTGCAGTACTGGGAGCAATAAATAATGATATTGAATGTCTTGGGCTGAATCATGAATCTAGCCAAGGAGATAAGGTTATAATAGAAATATTAAGAAATGCTGGAATAGAAATAGAAAATATTGATGGAGGATATCTTATTCATAAGAGTATTCCTAAAAGTTGTGAAATAGATCTTGCTGACTGTCCAGATTTAGGGCCGATACTTAATGTATTGGGAATGTATGGAGATGGAGATTTCAGAATATATAATGCTGGAAGATTGAGATACAAGGAAAGCGACAGAATAGCAGCTATGGAAGAGGAGCTTTTAAAGCTGGGAGTATCTATTAAAACTACAGAAGATGAGATTTTTATATCTGGAAAAGAGATATATGATGGAGGAATAGAGGTATCAGGGCATAAAGATCATAGAATAGTTATGAGCATGGCTGTAGCAGCTACCCTTATGAATAAACCTGTCATTATAGATGGAGCAGAGGCAGTGGAAAAGTCTTATCCTGATTTTTTTGAAGATATAGAAAAAATAGGGGTAAAGGTTGAGTGCTATGATAAATAA
- the tyrA gene encoding prephenate dehydrogenase: MINKDMKFFIVGLGLLGGAYAKALKKNGYTVYAADINEDSIEYALENNIIDEGAVSDYESLIEKADVIISGMYPTTMVEWLERNQKYYKKGCIITDVSGVKRGIVNKVQESLPRDVEFISSHPMAGKEVSGVRNSDETIFEIANFIITPTEKNTIQGIEFAKELGKILGFRNITQLSLEEHDKMIGFVSQLTHVIAVSLMNTNDNTHLVEYTGDSFRDLTRIAKINEVLWSELFLLNKEILVKEIDDFAAELNNFREKLVNEDVKGMKKLFIQSTERRKLFDKKDVKNRK, encoded by the coding sequence ATGATAAATAAAGATATGAAATTTTTCATTGTGGGATTAGGGCTTCTGGGAGGAGCTTATGCAAAAGCTCTCAAGAAAAACGGATATACTGTATATGCTGCTGATATAAATGAAGACAGTATAGAATATGCTCTTGAAAATAATATAATAGATGAAGGAGCAGTTTCTGATTATGAATCATTGATAGAAAAAGCAGATGTAATAATATCAGGTATGTATCCTACTACTATGGTAGAATGGCTAGAAAGAAATCAAAAATATTATAAAAAAGGCTGTATAATCACTGATGTAAGTGGTGTAAAAAGAGGTATAGTTAACAAAGTGCAAGAAAGTTTACCTAGAGATGTTGAGTTTATCAGTTCTCATCCAATGGCAGGAAAAGAAGTGAGTGGAGTAAGAAACAGTGACGAAACTATTTTTGAAATAGCTAACTTCATTATAACTCCTACAGAAAAAAATACAATTCAGGGAATAGAATTTGCAAAGGAACTTGGGAAAATACTCGGCTTTAGAAATATTACTCAACTTTCTTTGGAAGAACATGATAAAATGATTGGGTTTGTATCTCAGCTAACTCATGTGATAGCTGTATCTCTTATGAATACAAATGATAATACACATCTTGTAGAATATACAGGGGATTCATTTAGAGACCTTACAAGGATAGCTAAAATTAATGAAGTTTTGTGGAGTGAACTTTTTCTTTTAAATAAGGAAATATTAGTAAAGGAGATAGATGATTTTGCAGCAGAGCTGAATAATTTTAGAGAAAAACTCGTAAATGAAGATGTGAAAGGAATGAAGAAACTCTTTATTCAGTCTACAGAGAGAAGAAAGCTTTTTGATAAGAAAGATGTAAAGAATAGAAAATAA
- the smpB gene encoding SsrA-binding protein — protein sequence MILAGNKKAFFDYFIEDKFEAGIELVGSEVKSAKAGKISIKESFIRIINGEIFIMGMSIVPWGFGSVYNPDERRVRKLLLHKKEIRKLYEKVSQKGYTIVPLNVHLSKGYVKLEIALARGKKNYDKRESLAKKDVERDLQRIAKER from the coding sequence ATGATACTAGCAGGAAATAAGAAAGCATTTTTCGATTATTTCATAGAAGATAAATTTGAAGCCGGTATTGAGTTAGTGGGAAGTGAAGTGAAATCTGCAAAAGCTGGGAAAATAAGCATAAAAGAATCTTTTATAAGAATAATAAATGGAGAAATTTTTATTATGGGAATGTCAATAGTTCCATGGGGATTTGGAAGTGTGTATAATCCAGATGAAAGAAGGGTGAGAAAACTTCTTCTTCATAAAAAAGAAATAAGAAAACTTTACGAAAAAGTATCTCAAAAAGGATATACTATTGTTCCTTTGAATGTTCATCTGTCTAAGGGATATGTAAAACTTGAAATAGCTCTGGCAAGAGGTAAGAAAAACTATGATAAGAGAGAAAGTCTAGCTAAAAAAGATGTAGAAAGAGATCTTCAAAGGATAGCAAAAGAAAGATAA
- a CDS encoding rubredoxin — translation MKKYECKVCGYIYDPVEGDPDSGIAPGTAFEDIPDDWVCPLCGVGKDDFEAI, via the coding sequence ATGAAAAAATATGAATGTAAAGTATGTGGATATATTTATGATCCAGTAGAAGGAGATCCAGATAGTGGAATAGCTCCAGGAACAGCATTTGAAGATATTCCTGATGATTGGGTATGTCCTTTATGCGGTGTAGGAAAAGACGATTTTGAAGCAATCTAA
- a CDS encoding putative DNA recombinase encodes MGKRAVAYCRFSSDNQRAESILAHMRAIEEFCEREGYSLIRAYKDEAISGTSIDDREQFLKMIKDAEEKEFQYVIVHKFDRFARNRYDHAIYEKRLNDNGVKLISVLEQLNDSPEAVILKSVLTGMNEYYSLNLAREVRKGQKENALKCFHNGGLPPLDYDLTKDKTYIINEQEAKIVRLIFKLYLEDKGDANIADELNSLGYRNKLGSPFKKISIRDTLLNEKYTGTFIYGKKDKKGKLTGQELRIENGIPIIISKEIFEKVQIKFASKVRSTTGRSTAKKTYLLTGLCECGESGGYRTVNRDGSSYYGYQCRNRKDKVNNCQNTSIRREILEETVISALKENIFSSSQIDIITDKVYNYINENFKHSAKEINRIEKSLSKLQDKANKLLDLFLEGTISEDNYKNKKGEIDMESIRLKEEKIRYNDAPEFTDKYKIKNHLIELGINLNSKDDYLLKTLIQTFVRKIVVHRTSIVLELRIFPMLTPAKVGGDEAQHPLAISITLPKLFKKGSLKQ; translated from the coding sequence ATGGGAAAAAGAGCAGTAGCTTATTGTAGATTCAGTTCAGATAATCAAAGAGCAGAAAGTATATTAGCTCATATGAGAGCAATAGAAGAGTTCTGTGAGCGAGAAGGGTACTCATTAATACGAGCATATAAAGATGAAGCTATATCTGGGACATCTATAGATGACAGAGAACAATTTTTAAAAATGATAAAAGATGCAGAGGAAAAAGAGTTTCAATATGTAATAGTACATAAGTTTGATAGGTTTGCAAGAAATAGATATGATCATGCCATTTATGAAAAAAGATTAAATGATAACGGAGTTAAATTAATATCAGTGTTAGAACAGTTAAATGATTCTCCAGAAGCAGTAATATTAAAATCAGTGTTGACAGGAATGAATGAGTATTACTCTCTTAACTTGGCTAGAGAAGTAAGAAAAGGACAAAAAGAGAATGCACTTAAATGTTTTCATAACGGAGGTTTGCCACCTCTTGATTATGACCTGACTAAAGATAAAACCTATATCATCAATGAACAGGAGGCTAAAATAGTTAGATTGATTTTTAAATTATATTTAGAAGATAAAGGAGACGCTAATATAGCTGACGAATTAAATTCATTAGGATATAGAAATAAACTAGGAAGCCCATTTAAGAAAATAAGTATTCGAGATACCTTACTTAATGAAAAATACACAGGGACTTTCATTTATGGAAAGAAAGACAAAAAGGGAAAACTTACAGGACAGGAGTTGAGAATAGAAAATGGAATTCCTATTATTATATCAAAGGAGATATTTGAAAAAGTACAGATAAAATTTGCTTCAAAAGTTAGAAGTACTACAGGAAGATCTACAGCAAAGAAAACTTACCTTTTAACTGGGCTATGTGAATGTGGGGAATCAGGAGGATATAGAACTGTTAATAGAGATGGATCTTCTTATTATGGGTATCAATGTAGAAATAGAAAAGATAAAGTCAATAATTGTCAAAATACATCTATCAGAAGAGAAATTTTAGAAGAAACTGTAATTTCTGCACTAAAAGAAAATATTTTCTCAAGTTCACAGATAGATATTATCACAGATAAAGTCTATAATTACATAAATGAAAATTTTAAACATTCAGCTAAAGAGATAAATAGAATTGAGAAATCTCTCAGTAAACTTCAAGATAAGGCGAATAAATTATTAGACCTATTCCTTGAAGGAACAATATCAGAGGATAATTATAAGAATAAGAAAGGAGAAATAGATATGGAGAGTATAAGGTTAAAGGAAGAAAAAATAAGATACAATGATGCTCCAGAATTTACAGACAAATATAAAATAAAAAATCATCTCATAGAATTAGGAATAAATCTAAATTCTAAAGATGATTATCTACTTAAAACTTTAATACAAACTTTTGTCAGAAAAATTGTTGTTCATCGTACTTCGATAGTGCTAGAACTTAGAATTTTCCCCATGTTGACACCAGCTAAGGTTGGTGGAGATGAGGCACAACACCCTTTAGCCATATCTATCACTCTGCCAAAATTATTCAAGAAAGGGAGTTTAAAACAATAG
- a CDS encoding putative ATPase, protein MYRKIYEYLKKWKNSQYRKPLILQGARQVGKTHSVLTFGKKEYENVAYFNFETDIRLKETFEENITPEYLIPILSRISSQTIIKEKTLIFFDEIQLCEKALTSLKYFYEQASEYHIIVAGSLLGIAVNRQQFSFPVGKVDMKTLYPMDIEEFLMALGEEELVKTIRQSFNDNTPMPSVLHNVAMEYYRKYLVIGGMPECVSKFRETQDYTLIRHTQNMILLSYLNDMSKYNITNEIKKTRLVYDNITVQLSKENTRFQYKLVKSGGRASEFENAIEWLELSGITSKIYGLEDIKKPLENYKDIDSFKIYISDIGLLCAKKEIVPEDILYLSKELNDFKGGMTENYINIHLNINGYTHYYWKAPKGTAEVDFIIMREGKIIPVEVKAADNTRAKSLDIYMKKYQPEYAIKILDLKII, encoded by the coding sequence ATGTACAGAAAAATATATGAGTACTTAAAAAAATGGAAAAACAGTCAATATAGAAAACCTCTTATCTTACAAGGAGCAAGACAGGTAGGAAAGACTCACTCTGTTCTTACCTTTGGAAAGAAAGAATATGAAAATGTAGCATATTTTAACTTTGAAACTGATATAAGGCTGAAAGAAACCTTTGAAGAAAATATAACTCCTGAATATCTGATACCTATTCTATCAAGAATTTCAAGCCAGACTATAATTAAAGAAAAAACTCTTATCTTCTTTGACGAGATACAGCTGTGTGAAAAAGCATTGACATCACTAAAATATTTTTATGAGCAGGCTTCAGAATACCATATTATAGTTGCTGGAAGCTTATTGGGGATAGCAGTCAACAGACAGCAGTTTTCTTTTCCTGTTGGGAAAGTAGATATGAAGACTCTTTATCCTATGGATATAGAAGAGTTTTTAATGGCATTGGGAGAAGAGGAATTGGTAAAAACTATAAGGCAGTCTTTTAATGATAATACTCCAATGCCATCAGTTTTACACAATGTAGCTATGGAATATTACAGGAAATATCTGGTAATAGGTGGAATGCCTGAATGTGTAAGTAAATTTAGAGAAACACAGGATTATACTCTGATCCGTCATACACAGAATATGATTTTATTAAGTTATCTGAATGATATGAGTAAGTATAATATAACAAATGAAATAAAAAAGACAAGGCTTGTTTATGACAACATAACAGTACAGCTATCTAAGGAAAATACCAGATTCCAATATAAATTAGTAAAGAGTGGTGGAAGAGCCTCTGAATTTGAAAATGCAATAGAATGGCTGGAACTTTCTGGTATTACTTCAAAAATATATGGGCTTGAAGATATAAAGAAACCATTGGAAAACTACAAAGATATAGACTCTTTTAAGATCTATATTTCAGACATAGGATTGCTGTGTGCTAAAAAAGAGATAGTTCCAGAGGATATCCTATACCTTTCTAAAGAACTAAATGATTTTAAAGGTGGAATGACAGAGAACTATATTAATATTCATCTGAATATCAATGGTTATACCCATTACTATTGGAAAGCACCTAAAGGAACAGCAGAAGTTGATTTTATAATAATGAGAGAGGGAAAAATAATTCCAGTAGAAGTAAAAGCAGCAGATAATACAAGAGCTAAAAGTCTTGATATATATATGAAAAAATATCAACCTGAATATGCTATAAAAATTTTGGATTTGAAAATAATATAA
- a CDS encoding putative transposase: MFFFYDRDLLTKLAYAVNDVFKYQFHNIKAKNQRIHKISKYSSKYFTNSDIIHYGLITVIHTFGRDLKWNPHIHAIVTLGGFNKNFQFLEKKYFHVNSIAGQWKKMVIDIVKSGNYDKPEIKAKAYAAANSLYRKNTRFFFNVAKNDLNNNIYAIKYIGRYLSRAPIAEYKIIDFYDNKVTFYYESLADDKQRIELTLDAETFLSKLIIHIPPKHFKMIRRFGIYSRNIKSELKNIMKFMRKYVSKYSNFIFYQLEIWKAFGVNPFYCFKCNTRMKVKKISYFNIHTGSICWKEYR, translated from the coding sequence ATGTTTTTCTTCTATGATAGAGACCTTTTAACTAAGCTTGCTTATGCTGTTAATGATGTTTTTAAATATCAATTTCATAACATTAAAGCAAAAAATCAAAGAATTCATAAAATTTCAAAATATTCCTCTAAATACTTTACTAACTCAGATATCATTCATTATGGATTGATTACTGTTATTCATACCTTTGGACGCGATCTTAAATGGAACCCTCATATTCATGCTATTGTTACTTTAGGTGGATTCAATAAAAACTTCCAATTTCTTGAAAAAAAATATTTTCATGTCAATTCCATTGCTGGACAATGGAAAAAAATGGTTATTGATATTGTTAAATCTGGAAATTATGACAAGCCTGAAATTAAAGCTAAAGCTTACGCTGCTGCTAACTCCCTTTATCGCAAAAATACAAGATTCTTTTTCAATGTTGCAAAAAATGATTTAAATAATAATATTTATGCAATTAAATATATTGGCAGATATCTGTCAAGAGCTCCTATCGCAGAATATAAAATTATTGATTTCTATGATAATAAGGTTACTTTCTATTATGAAAGTCTTGCTGATGATAAACAAAGAATTGAGCTTACTTTAGATGCAGAAACATTTCTTTCTAAATTAATTATTCACATTCCCCCTAAACATTTCAAAATGATTAGGCGCTTTGGAATCTATTCTAGAAATATTAAATCAGAACTTAAAAACATCATGAAATTCATGAGAAAATATGTCTCTAAATATTCCAATTTTATTTTTTATCAACTTGAAATATGGAAAGCTTTTGGAGTAAATCCTTTTTATTGTTTTAAATGTAACACCAGAATGAAAGTTAAAAAAATATCATATTTTAATATACATACAGGCTCCATTTGTTGGAAAGAATATCGCTAA